A window from Argopecten irradians isolate NY chromosome 3, Ai_NY, whole genome shotgun sequence encodes these proteins:
- the LOC138319802 gene encoding transmembrane protein 229B-like: MTSEGQSLVPLSAIWRFYCYGLHGYSIEVMFTALWEYVVNINWKFPGNTSVWCFFIYGSFGLIMEQMYLQMKGKVPFLLRGVVYTIGTYVWEFSMGFLLSRFGACPWDYTLFQWDVMGLVTLEYAPLWYIGNLLSEYFLLRYTSMLHWGASHSPIGGRKHGAKKS, translated from the coding sequence ATGACATCTGAAGGACAAAGCCTGGTGCCCCTGTCTGCCATCTGGCGGTTCTACTGTTACGGACTACATGGCTATTCTATAGAGGTGATGTTTACAGCCCTATGGGAGTACGTGGTCAACATCAACTGGAAATTCCCCGGCAACACTAGTGTATGGTGCTTCTTTATCTATGGCTCATTCGGCCTCATCATGGAACAAATGTATCTACAGATGAAGGGGAAAGTGCCGTTCCTACTGCGAGGTGTGGTGTACACGATCGGGACGTACGTGTGGGAGTTCAGTATGGGCTTCCTTCTATCCAGGTTTGGAGCCTGTCCCTGGGACTACACTCTCTTCCAGTGGGATGTTATGGGTTTAGTCACACTGGAGTACGCACCATTGTGGTATATTGGTAATCTGTTGTCAGAATATTTCCTACTGAGATATACAAGTATGTTACACTGGGGGGCTTCTCATTCACCAATCGGAGGCCGTAAACATGGAGCAAAGAAATCTTGA